From a region of the Pontixanthobacter gangjinensis genome:
- a CDS encoding beta strand repeat-containing protein → MQNLNANSENKSFIAGVSRPVATRMLTSVLPFLALAVPGTAYAQQASNTATIGAPSGAIETNTANNSATDTDTIFATIVANDDTATGDFGIAGTTDVLNVLNLDTFNGAAATTADVTITAITAVPTGLTFDAADGSVDVVSGTAAGAYTFDYQICETANPTNCVDATATVNVSAPTITADADSVSGISGLAGGNNVLDVLDGDLLGGAAATTTNVTVSVTTAATPINGGPVPTLDTSTGLISVAPNTPAGTYDIVYQICDVINPTNCASETATITVDAAVIAADNDTATGINGADGGNDVVNVLTGDTIDGVQVNPADVVLTVDTPATPINGGPVPTLNTTTGSVSVPLGTPAGTYDIVYQICEALNPTNCTTATVSVTVDAPAIVADADSVTGVDGTAGAADVLDVIDGDTLNGANVTVGDVDVTVITGATAINGGPVPTLNTTTGLVSVAPNTPAGLYEITYQICDPLNPANCDTAVASVTVAAPAIAADADSVSGLNGVTGGSDVLDVLDGDTLNGQPVTAGNITVTVVTAATPINAGPVPTLDTATGQVQLPANTPAGTYTIDYQICDPINPTNCATETATIEVAPSVDLAITKDNGVTSVMSGDTVTYTLVVSNAGPDAATGALVRDVPGAGLTCTATNTVTITGDGVPAGTFTVGDLTGPGITLGTIGNGQSVTITYNCSVN, encoded by the coding sequence ATGCAAAACCTTAATGCAAACTCTGAAAACAAATCCTTCATCGCAGGTGTCAGCCGTCCGGTTGCCACGCGGATGCTGACAAGTGTGTTGCCATTCCTCGCGCTTGCTGTTCCGGGTACTGCCTATGCGCAGCAAGCCTCCAACACCGCCACGATTGGGGCGCCATCGGGCGCGATTGAAACCAACACCGCCAACAATAGTGCGACCGATACCGATACAATCTTTGCGACGATTGTTGCCAATGATGACACCGCAACTGGCGACTTCGGCATTGCGGGAACCACTGATGTTCTAAACGTATTAAACCTCGACACCTTTAACGGTGCAGCTGCAACGACAGCTGATGTGACAATTACCGCCATCACAGCGGTGCCAACCGGCCTGACTTTTGACGCTGCAGATGGTTCTGTCGATGTCGTTTCTGGCACCGCCGCGGGCGCTTACACATTCGATTACCAGATTTGTGAAACCGCAAATCCGACCAACTGCGTAGATGCCACAGCGACCGTAAATGTCAGCGCACCTACCATTACAGCAGATGCTGACAGTGTTAGCGGGATCAGCGGACTGGCTGGCGGCAATAACGTGCTCGATGTGCTGGATGGCGACCTTCTGGGCGGCGCAGCTGCGACCACCACCAATGTCACCGTTTCGGTCACAACTGCGGCAACGCCGATTAATGGCGGCCCTGTGCCGACACTCGATACCTCGACTGGCCTTATCTCTGTCGCGCCAAACACTCCGGCGGGCACTTACGATATTGTCTACCAGATTTGTGATGTCATCAACCCGACCAATTGTGCTTCCGAAACGGCCACAATCACAGTCGATGCGGCTGTCATTGCCGCAGACAATGATACGGCAACGGGCATTAACGGTGCTGACGGTGGAAACGATGTGGTCAATGTTCTCACTGGCGACACCATCGACGGCGTCCAAGTTAACCCTGCAGACGTAGTCCTGACCGTAGATACTCCGGCAACGCCGATTAATGGCGGCCCTGTGCCAACGCTCAACACCACAACGGGCTCGGTATCTGTTCCTCTGGGCACCCCTGCGGGTACCTATGATATCGTCTATCAGATCTGCGAGGCGCTCAACCCGACCAATTGCACAACCGCGACCGTTTCGGTTACGGTCGACGCACCGGCAATTGTTGCCGACGCCGACAGCGTAACCGGTGTCGACGGCACGGCTGGCGCAGCTGATGTGCTCGACGTTATTGACGGCGATACGCTGAACGGCGCGAACGTGACTGTTGGCGATGTTGATGTCACCGTCATTACTGGAGCAACCGCAATCAATGGCGGTCCGGTTCCAACGCTCAACACAACGACTGGACTTGTTTCGGTAGCGCCGAATACTCCTGCTGGCCTGTATGAAATTACTTACCAGATCTGCGATCCACTCAACCCGGCCAATTGCGATACGGCGGTGGCTTCGGTCACTGTGGCAGCTCCGGCGATCGCCGCAGATGCCGATTCCGTAAGTGGTCTGAACGGTGTGACCGGTGGGAGCGATGTTCTCGACGTGCTCGATGGTGATACTTTGAACGGACAGCCGGTAACAGCTGGCAATATCACAGTAACCGTGGTGACCGCAGCGACACCGATCAATGCTGGCCCAGTGCCAACGTTGGATACGGCGACAGGTCAGGTGCAGCTGCCGGCGAATACGCCTGCCGGAACGTACACGATTGATTATCAGATCTGTGACCCGATCAACCCGACCAATTGTGCGACGGAAACCGCGACTATCGAAGTTGCACCATCAGTCGATCTGGCGATCACAAAGGACAACGGCGTCACTTCCGTCATGTCGGGCGATACCGTCACCTACACGCTGGTGGTCTCCAATGCGGGACCGGATGCGGCAACCGGTGCGCTTGTCCGCGATGTTCCGGGTGCAGGCCTGACCTGTACGGCAACCAACACGGTGACGATCACCGGCGATGGCGTGCCAGCAGGCACCTTCACCGTGGGCGATCTGACAGGACCGGGCATCACGCTCGGCACGATCGGCAACGGTCAGTCAGTGACCATCACTTACAATTGTTCGGTCAACTAA
- a CDS encoding DUF11 domain-containing protein, translating to MYNLQNNLGLPSLPLARMLTSILPFVAVAVPTVLVAGDVSNTATVTAPGQAIETNVADNAITEIDTLFAVIVADSDRASNVNGAVGAPAVLNVLDGDTLNGAPAALDTVDIRVVTAAVAANAGDSVPTLNPATGLVDVPAGTPAGTYTITYEICEELNPTNCAQNTVTIEVSASPIVAVGDVAAGVNGADGAIAVVNVFTGDTVNGLAADPTNVLLSVADGSAVPTQLIFDPATGNVDVAAGTPAGTYSFDYQICETLNPDNCVTATISVEVAAADIVADVDTPDPVNGADGGGAIVNVLSNDELNGVPVTLETVELTIQTTATPAFQGAPIPTLDPATGLVDVPSGTPAGSYAITYQICEILNPTNCATSTVTIEILAPEIVASADEPEPVRAGTGSNIALNVFANDTLNGKPVDPAHITATIASPAANPGVVLDPATGTVSVSPDVPAGTYTIEYQICETLNPTNCATSTVTIVVEPARSGIEGTVYTDNNANGGLDNGDTRRGNWIVEVRRNGEVIATVRTDTNGNYAVADLLSGDGYDIVFRNPENNVVYDIIKDLTLAANTTVIDQNLPIDPSGIFYDSVARTPIAGVTATLLDRNGNTLPTICYLDPSQSNQITGASGEYRFDIIPGAATQCPVGESEYSISITPPNGFNDLSTVIAPQPGPFDPTGLAAPVRINPEPTVPTVANPPYYLTFRLEAGDPDIIFNHIPLDPFLTRTPLIVTKTSFKRSANVGDVVPYEITVRNTENVQRSGVNVVDILPAGMKYVLGTGVVAGAATEPTVNDRTVLWSGQVIPANGSVSYNLTLVIGAGVTGGEKVNTGLAQNGADGSAISNRGTAVVSIVPSAVFDCSELLGKVFEDANRNGYQDENEPGVPGVRLATVNGQLITTDEFGRYHIACAAVPDARIGSNFVLKVDTRTLPLGWDTTTDNPRSMRLTRGKFGELNFGVAPAETETSLGTPASTRDGVGGEKLP from the coding sequence ATGTATAACCTTCAAAACAATCTAGGTTTGCCAAGCTTGCCGCTTGCTAGGATGTTGACCAGTATCCTGCCTTTCGTAGCTGTGGCTGTGCCTACGGTGCTGGTGGCGGGGGACGTGTCCAACACGGCCACCGTCACCGCGCCAGGCCAGGCTATCGAAACTAACGTAGCTGACAACGCGATTACAGAGATTGATACTCTGTTCGCGGTGATTGTTGCTGATTCCGATCGTGCATCGAACGTCAATGGCGCGGTTGGAGCTCCGGCGGTGCTGAACGTGCTGGACGGTGATACGCTGAACGGAGCGCCTGCAGCGCTAGATACGGTCGATATTCGCGTGGTGACGGCTGCTGTAGCAGCCAATGCGGGTGATTCCGTACCTACACTGAATCCCGCAACGGGTCTGGTTGATGTGCCTGCTGGCACACCTGCTGGCACCTACACTATTACATATGAAATCTGCGAAGAGTTGAACCCGACCAACTGCGCGCAGAACACAGTCACGATAGAAGTATCAGCAAGCCCGATTGTGGCAGTTGGCGACGTCGCAGCAGGCGTTAATGGCGCTGACGGAGCAATCGCGGTGGTCAATGTCTTTACCGGCGATACCGTCAACGGTTTGGCGGCCGACCCTACGAATGTTTTGCTGAGCGTGGCTGACGGATCCGCCGTTCCGACCCAGCTCATCTTCGACCCGGCAACCGGCAATGTCGATGTGGCCGCTGGCACTCCGGCTGGCACATACAGTTTCGACTATCAAATTTGCGAGACTTTGAACCCCGACAATTGCGTTACTGCGACAATCAGCGTTGAAGTTGCTGCCGCAGATATCGTGGCAGATGTCGATACACCTGATCCTGTTAATGGCGCTGATGGCGGCGGTGCCATCGTCAACGTCCTTTCCAATGACGAATTGAACGGGGTTCCAGTCACTCTGGAAACCGTTGAACTGACTATCCAGACTACCGCCACGCCTGCATTCCAAGGCGCACCCATACCTACCCTTGATCCGGCAACCGGGCTTGTGGACGTGCCCTCGGGTACGCCTGCTGGATCTTATGCGATTACCTATCAAATTTGCGAGATTCTCAACCCCACCAATTGTGCGACCAGCACTGTGACAATAGAGATTCTGGCGCCAGAGATTGTGGCATCGGCCGATGAGCCGGAGCCTGTCCGCGCTGGAACCGGCAGCAATATCGCGCTTAATGTATTTGCCAATGATACGCTGAACGGAAAGCCGGTCGATCCGGCTCATATTACCGCAACGATTGCCTCACCTGCCGCTAATCCAGGAGTTGTTCTCGATCCTGCGACGGGCACGGTTTCAGTTTCTCCAGACGTTCCCGCGGGAACTTACACAATCGAATACCAGATCTGCGAGACGCTCAATCCGACTAATTGCGCAACCAGCACGGTTACCATCGTGGTTGAACCCGCACGCAGCGGCATTGAAGGTACCGTTTACACCGACAATAACGCGAATGGCGGGCTTGATAATGGCGACACACGGCGCGGAAACTGGATTGTCGAAGTTCGCCGCAATGGCGAAGTTATTGCTACAGTTCGGACCGATACGAACGGCAATTATGCTGTAGCCGATTTGTTGAGCGGTGATGGCTACGACATTGTCTTCCGCAATCCGGAAAACAATGTCGTCTATGACATCATCAAGGATTTGACACTGGCAGCAAACACAACTGTCATTGACCAGAATTTGCCAATCGATCCATCAGGCATATTCTATGATTCCGTGGCGCGAACCCCGATCGCGGGCGTTACAGCCACGCTGCTGGATCGCAACGGCAATACGCTACCAACAATTTGCTATCTGGACCCTTCACAAAGCAACCAAATAACGGGCGCTAGCGGTGAATACAGGTTCGATATCATTCCAGGCGCCGCAACCCAATGTCCTGTCGGCGAGAGCGAATATTCGATAAGCATCACGCCGCCTAACGGCTTTAACGATCTTTCGACTGTAATTGCGCCGCAGCCAGGACCGTTTGATCCAACCGGCCTTGCCGCGCCTGTCCGGATCAATCCGGAGCCGACTGTGCCAACGGTAGCAAATCCGCCCTACTATCTGACGTTCCGCCTGGAGGCAGGCGATCCGGACATTATCTTCAACCACATTCCGCTGGATCCATTCCTGACGCGGACCCCGCTCATCGTAACCAAAACGAGCTTTAAGCGGTCGGCCAATGTCGGTGATGTCGTTCCTTACGAAATTACCGTCCGCAACACCGAAAACGTCCAGCGTTCCGGCGTGAACGTCGTCGATATTCTTCCTGCCGGCATGAAATATGTGCTTGGAACCGGGGTCGTCGCCGGTGCGGCTACCGAACCGACTGTCAACGACCGGACGGTTCTTTGGTCTGGCCAAGTCATCCCGGCAAACGGATCGGTCAGCTACAATCTGACCCTAGTTATTGGTGCCGGTGTTACTGGCGGTGAAAAGGTCAATACCGGGCTCGCCCAGAATGGCGCCGATGGCAGTGCAATTTCCAACCGTGGTACAGCCGTCGTTTCGATCGTGCCAAGCGCAGTGTTCGATTGTTCGGAATTGCTCGGCAAAGTTTTCGAAGATGCCAACCGCAATGGGTATCAGGACGAGAACGAGCCAGGGGTTCCTGGCGTTCGCCTCGCCACCGTCAATGGCCAGTTGATTACCACCGATGAATTTGGCCGATATCACATCGCCTGCGCGGCCGTTCCTGACGCTCGTATCGGTTCCAACTTCGTATTGAAAGTCGACACGCGGACCCTGCCGCTTGGCTGGGACACCACAACCGATAATCCGCGCTCTATGCGCCTTACGCGAGGCAAGTTCGGCGAGCTTAACTTTGGCGTCGCTCCAGCTGAAACAGAAACCAGTTTGGGGACCCCCGCATCGACAAGAGATGGAGTGGGCGGGGAGAAATTGCCATGA